The following coding sequences lie in one Candidatus Tanganyikabacteria bacterium genomic window:
- a CDS encoding response regulator: MKLRLSVGTQVTFWVFLAPAAMLGVFWLNAPIWAQATCAFYFGALGALILTRRVVKPLETLAGAARQLEAGNRAVRVDVPPHDDELRDMALAFNAMATANETALEKLEEQNRALEEVGRLKDEFLSTVSHELRTPLTSIRGAVGVIGDGVAGPVTDKQRKFLDIARNNTDRLTRLINDLLDLSKMEAGKMTFQMAHVSMASLLKEAGTTFAVAAHDKGLALDVDLPDPTLMVSADRDKIMQVLSNLLSNAVKFTDRGGVLLWARAQGERVLVGVTDTGPGIPDGEREAIFSKFHQVDSSSTRKKGGTGLGLPICKHIVEAHGGEIRVERGGPALDGDGPGTTFAFTLPAAVAAPVAEIPPMSEGAGDGPRVLVIDDDPDVRLILRTNLESAGYVVFEAGSGEQGLRLARGLKPDLATVDLMLPDLDGFGVIEKLQSDPATAQIPVVVVSALERDAEAARFQLADYFVKPVQPRDIMVRIDQLLAHSNGPRSVLVVDDEPDVRTTVSEALANAGWTTRMAASGPIALEMAATERPDLILLDLHMPGMDGFEVITRLRAQEATREVPVMIFTAIGGQEAKARALKLGATGYLTKELNHRALVKHLDTFLARR; encoded by the coding sequence GTCGTGAAGCCGCTGGAGACGCTCGCCGGCGCGGCGCGCCAGCTCGAGGCGGGCAACCGCGCCGTCCGGGTGGACGTGCCGCCGCATGACGACGAACTCCGGGACATGGCGCTCGCCTTCAACGCGATGGCGACCGCCAACGAAACCGCCCTGGAGAAACTCGAGGAGCAGAATCGCGCCCTCGAGGAGGTCGGGCGCCTCAAGGACGAGTTCCTCTCGACGGTCTCGCACGAGCTGCGCACGCCGCTGACCAGCATCCGCGGGGCGGTAGGCGTCATCGGCGATGGCGTCGCCGGCCCGGTGACCGACAAGCAGCGCAAGTTCCTCGACATCGCCCGCAACAACACCGATCGCCTCACCCGCCTGATCAACGACCTGCTCGATCTCTCCAAGATGGAAGCGGGCAAGATGACGTTCCAGATGGCCCACGTCAGCATGGCGAGCCTGCTCAAGGAGGCCGGCACGACCTTCGCAGTGGCCGCCCACGACAAGGGCCTGGCGCTCGACGTGGACCTGCCCGACCCGACTCTGATGGTGTCGGCCGATCGCGACAAGATCATGCAGGTGCTCTCCAACCTGCTCTCGAACGCGGTGAAATTCACCGATCGAGGCGGCGTGTTGCTGTGGGCGCGAGCGCAAGGCGAGCGGGTGCTGGTCGGCGTCACCGACACGGGCCCCGGCATCCCGGATGGCGAGCGCGAGGCCATCTTCTCGAAGTTCCACCAGGTCGATTCGTCCTCGACGCGCAAGAAGGGAGGCACCGGCCTGGGCCTGCCCATCTGCAAGCACATCGTCGAAGCCCACGGCGGCGAGATCCGCGTGGAGCGGGGCGGGCCGGCTCTGGACGGCGATGGCCCCGGCACCACCTTCGCCTTCACCCTGCCCGCCGCGGTGGCGGCCCCCGTGGCCGAGATCCCGCCCATGAGCGAGGGCGCCGGCGACGGACCGCGGGTGCTGGTGATCGACGACGATCCGGATGTCCGGCTCATCCTCAGGACCAACCTGGAGAGCGCGGGCTACGTCGTCTTCGAGGCCGGCAGCGGCGAGCAGGGCCTGCGCCTGGCCCGGGGCCTCAAGCCCGATCTGGCCACGGTCGATCTGATGCTGCCCGATCTCGACGGCTTCGGCGTGATCGAAAAGCTGCAGAGCGATCCGGCCACGGCGCAGATCCCGGTAGTCGTGGTCTCGGCCCTGGAGCGCGACGCGGAGGCGGCGCGGTTTCAGCTCGCCGACTATTTCGTCAAGCCGGTCCAGCCCCGCGACATCATGGTGCGCATCGACCAGTTGCTGGCCCACAGCAACGGTCCGCGCTCGGTCCTGGTGGTCGACGACGAACCCGACGTGCGCACGACGGTCTCCGAGGCGCTCGCCAATGCCGGGTGGACCACGCGCATGGCCGCGAGCGGGCCGATCGCCCTCGAGATGGCGGCGACCGAGCGGCCGGATCTGATCCTGCTGGACCTGCACATGCCCGGCATGGACGGCTTCGAGGTCATCACGCGCCTTCGTGCCCAGGAGGCGACGCGCGAGGTGCCCGTCATGATCTTCACGGCCATCGGCGGCCAGGAAGCCAAGGCCAGGGCCCTCAAGCTGGGTGCGACGGGCTATCTGACCAAGGAGCTGAACCACCGGGCGCTGGTGAAGCACCTGGATACCTTCCTGGCGCGACGCTGA
- a CDS encoding acetyl-CoA carboxylase carboxyltransferase subunit beta — protein MSLRDWFAERKRARELVDPERIRRDMPDGLWTKCSRCEQAIYNKDLEANLLVCPKCDHHFRVPARARIEQLTDEGSFEERFQEIRSADPLGFTDTKPYAARIKESYARLGAGDGVITGQARIDGHPVQLAVMDFAFMGGSMGSVVGEKITRSIEAAMEAHRPLLVVTASGGARMQEGTLSLMQMAKTAAALGRFHDNGNLYISVLADPTTGGVSASFAMLADLIIAEPGATIGFAGRRVIEQTIRQKTPPEFQTAEWLARHGNLDMIVPRHKLRNSLGHLLKLHSRSPVREQAR, from the coding sequence ATGTCCTTGAGAGACTGGTTCGCAGAGCGCAAGCGCGCCCGTGAGTTGGTGGACCCCGAGCGCATCCGCCGCGACATGCCCGACGGGCTGTGGACGAAGTGCTCCCGGTGCGAGCAGGCGATCTACAACAAGGATCTCGAGGCCAACCTGCTCGTCTGCCCCAAGTGCGACCACCACTTCCGCGTGCCGGCCAGGGCCCGCATCGAGCAGTTGACCGACGAGGGGAGCTTCGAGGAGCGCTTCCAGGAGATCCGCAGCGCCGATCCGCTGGGTTTCACCGACACCAAGCCGTACGCCGCCCGCATCAAGGAGAGCTACGCCCGCCTGGGCGCCGGTGACGGCGTGATCACCGGGCAAGCCCGGATCGACGGCCACCCGGTCCAGCTCGCGGTGATGGACTTCGCCTTCATGGGCGGTTCGATGGGCTCGGTCGTGGGCGAGAAGATCACCCGGTCCATCGAGGCGGCCATGGAGGCCCACCGGCCGCTGCTGGTCGTGACCGCTTCGGGCGGGGCCCGCATGCAGGAAGGGACGCTGTCGCTGATGCAGATGGCCAAGACGGCGGCGGCGCTAGGCCGCTTCCACGACAACGGCAACCTGTACATCAGCGTGCTGGCCGACCCCACCACCGGCGGCGTGTCGGCGTCCTTCGCCATGCTGGCCGACCTGATCATCGCCGAACCAGGCGCCACCATCGGCTTCGCCGGCCGGCGCGTCATCGAGCAGACCATCCGCCAGAAGACGCCGCCCGAGTTCCAGACCGCCGAGTGGCTCGCCAGGCACGGCAACCTGGACATGATCGTCCCGCGCCACAAGCTCCGAAATTCGCTGGGGCACCTCCTCAAACTCCACTCCCGCTCACCCGTGCGCGAGCAGGCACGGTAG
- a CDS encoding acetyl-CoA carboxylase carboxyltransferase subunit alpha has protein sequence MRQHNHRHRLVFDFEKPIVEIEDEIEQFKELARTSTVDLSDEISRLTERVRIARETIYRQLRPVQRVQIARHPSRPTALDYIQNICEDFIELHGDRQGHDDLAIVGGLATFRGRTVVVVAHQKGRDTKDNILRNFGMAHPEGYRKALRLFKYAAKFGFPILTLLDTPGAYPGIEAEERGQSAAIALNLLEMSRLPVPIVATVIGEGSSGGALGIGVADRVLILEHAYYSVISPEGCAAILWKDGSKAKLAAENLKMTAEDLLQLGIVDEIVPEPLGGAHQDPLLAARSLGESLGRNLDDLLRISTYKLLEDRVAKYRAMGRYAEVF, from the coding sequence ATGCGCCAGCACAACCACCGGCACCGCCTGGTCTTCGATTTCGAGAAGCCGATCGTGGAGATCGAGGATGAGATCGAGCAGTTCAAGGAGTTGGCCAGGACCAGCACGGTTGACCTGTCAGACGAGATCTCCCGGCTCACCGAGCGGGTTCGCATCGCCCGGGAGACCATCTACCGCCAGCTCCGCCCGGTGCAACGCGTGCAGATAGCCCGCCATCCGTCGCGCCCCACGGCCCTGGATTACATCCAGAACATCTGCGAGGACTTCATCGAACTCCACGGCGACCGCCAGGGTCATGACGACCTGGCGATCGTCGGCGGCCTCGCGACCTTCCGCGGGCGCACCGTGGTGGTGGTGGCGCACCAGAAAGGGCGCGACACCAAGGACAACATCCTGCGCAACTTCGGCATGGCGCATCCCGAGGGCTACCGCAAGGCCTTGCGGCTCTTCAAGTACGCCGCGAAGTTCGGTTTCCCGATCCTGACGCTGCTCGACACGCCTGGCGCTTACCCGGGCATCGAGGCCGAGGAGCGCGGCCAGTCGGCCGCCATCGCGCTCAACTTGCTGGAGATGAGCCGCCTGCCGGTTCCCATCGTCGCGACGGTGATCGGCGAGGGCTCGTCGGGCGGGGCGCTTGGCATCGGCGTGGCCGACCGCGTGCTCATCCTCGAGCACGCCTACTACAGCGTCATCTCGCCCGAGGGCTGCGCGGCGATCCTCTGGAAGGACGGGTCAAAGGCCAAGCTGGCCGCCGAGAACCTCAAGATGACCGCTGAGGATCTGCTGCAACTGGGCATCGTGGACGAGATAGTCCCCGAGCCGCTCGGCGGCGCCCACCAGGATCCGCTGCTGGCCGCCCGTTCGCTCGGGGAGTCCCTGGGCCGCAACCTGGACGATCTGCTGCGCATCTCGACCTACAAGCTGCTGGAAGACCGGGTGGCCAAGTACCGCGCCATGGGCCGGTACGCCGAAGTGTTCTAG